A section of the Pedobacter sp. HDW13 genome encodes:
- a CDS encoding YDG/SRA domain-containing protein, with translation MTKPIIFGEIKGIAEGYQFEDRRIMMKDSFHRNWAGGIDGTGITGIAAIVLSGGYADDKDLGDTIIYTGAGGNEGDSKKQTKDQDWNNRGNAGLLKKHGGRITRESN, from the coding sequence ATGACTAAGCCAATAATATTTGGAGAGATAAAAGGTATCGCAGAAGGCTATCAATTTGAAGATAGAAGAATTATGATGAAGGATAGTTTCCATAGAAACTGGGCCGGAGGAATAGATGGGACAGGGATAACAGGCATTGCAGCAATAGTACTTTCAGGGGGCTACGCAGATGACAAGGATCTTGGTGATACAATCATTTATACCGGTGCTGGCGGTAACGAAGGTGACAGTAAAAAGCAAACTAAAGACCAAGACTGGAATAACCGAGGCAACGCTGGGCTATTGAAAAAGCATGGAGGAAGGATTACCCGTGAGAGTAATTAG
- a CDS encoding putative phage abortive infection protein encodes MNFYKNFHSELGHYFRYLYNLLQFTLKTRKPTNDHLNYINLIQAQLSNNELALIYYNVLSDKGLNRNKTFNSHNLLDEYNFFEKTKLNLSPLKRFKPHLIDLNTIFDAI; translated from the coding sequence ATGAATTTCTATAAAAACTTTCATTCCGAACTCGGCCATTATTTCAGGTACCTGTATAACCTACTCCAGTTTACGTTAAAAACCAGAAAACCGACTAATGACCATTTGAATTACATTAACCTCATACAGGCGCAGTTATCCAATAACGAATTGGCCCTGATCTATTACAACGTACTGAGTGATAAAGGACTAAACAGAAACAAAACCTTCAATTCCCATAATCTATTGGATGAATATAATTTCTTCGAAAAAACTAAGCTAAATCTGTCTCCCCTAAAACGTTTCAAACCCCATCTCATAGATCTAAACACCATATTTGATGCTATTTAA
- a CDS encoding M48 family metallopeptidase, whose product MRLKCYLIILVCTILSACGQSGQEENERVIIGNEYKGMKSLTVKRLARLGDSNARNQDFGNALDCYLKADSVEPNNPNVLNALANIEGHMGKTDESIVHFKKVIQLDSNYLQAYASYGTILGEVKRYPEAMAILKKGFERSKQDQFEYYVLSFNLAIYSYKIGNCEDADKYIAIAKMNRFRNENFNTETIKTANIIKRDCN is encoded by the coding sequence ATGAGGCTCAAATGCTATTTGATTATCTTGGTTTGTACAATCCTAAGCGCCTGTGGCCAATCTGGCCAGGAGGAGAACGAAAGGGTGATCATCGGAAATGAATACAAGGGAATGAAGTCGCTAACGGTCAAAAGGTTGGCAAGGCTTGGTGACAGCAACGCACGTAACCAGGACTTCGGGAATGCATTGGATTGCTATTTAAAAGCGGATTCAGTAGAACCTAATAATCCTAATGTCTTAAATGCGCTGGCCAATATTGAAGGTCACATGGGAAAAACGGACGAATCTATCGTTCATTTCAAAAAGGTAATTCAATTAGATAGCAATTATTTACAGGCCTATGCCAGTTATGGAACTATACTCGGGGAAGTTAAAAGATATCCCGAGGCTATGGCAATCTTAAAGAAAGGTTTTGAAAGATCAAAACAAGATCAGTTTGAGTATTATGTATTGAGCTTTAATTTAGCGATCTATAGTTATAAAATCGGCAACTGCGAAGATGCGGATAAATATATTGCCATTGCAAAAATGAACCGGTTTCGCAATGAAAATTTTAATACAGAAACCATTAAGACCGCAAATATCATTAAACGGGACTGTAATTAG
- a CDS encoding Dyp-type peroxidase — protein MSNLDDIQGNILAGFNTNFQVFAGLTNNTEDAWQEIAFWLAARAPELTSVNQVREQRRPIRDMDRLQDISWLSLALSYKVFSKTSPDVLFNDAAFRLGMVRRAGPLLGDRTPQTSWKIGGENNPIDILLTIGANDRNTAEERATELINSAKLAGLKQTYFETAERNKDLEHFGFRDGISQPTVKGFDLDGELEMGNFVFGYPKVEGGTAEFAGTDPRQLTANGSLLVIRRLNQDVQKFRSFCDQKALELQLHLPGVTGEHVQALIVGRWPNGALVSFTQSADPGAIPDDNVFDFSDDQDGKGCPFGGHIRKVNPRKGPKDVVDVPRLLRRGIPYGKPFEEEPQGEKGLMFVSYQTSIEDTFEFISAKWMNGVDRPGRQPGNDLLVGRSNLNRSLKLSCPLGEVNISDDKQNWVIPTGGAYLFSPGKAGLSRIADRPQVSFSIGVKRLILDLKDSFF, from the coding sequence ATGAGTAATCTTGATGACATTCAGGGAAACATCCTTGCAGGGTTTAATACGAATTTTCAGGTGTTTGCTGGCTTAACCAATAATACAGAGGATGCCTGGCAGGAAATTGCTTTCTGGCTGGCAGCGCGCGCTCCAGAGCTAACCTCAGTTAATCAAGTGCGGGAGCAGCGGAGGCCGATTCGGGATATGGATCGCTTGCAGGATATTTCATGGCTTTCGCTGGCCTTAAGCTATAAGGTTTTTTCAAAAACATCACCTGATGTGTTATTTAATGATGCGGCTTTCCGGCTTGGCATGGTGAGACGTGCAGGTCCGCTTTTAGGCGACCGAACTCCTCAAACTAGCTGGAAAATAGGCGGGGAGAATAATCCAATTGATATTCTTTTAACCATAGGGGCTAACGATAGAAATACCGCCGAGGAGCGGGCAACTGAACTAATTAACAGTGCTAAATTGGCGGGCTTAAAACAAACTTATTTTGAGACCGCTGAACGCAATAAGGACTTGGAGCACTTTGGGTTCAGGGATGGGATTTCACAGCCTACGGTCAAAGGCTTTGATCTGGATGGAGAATTGGAAATGGGGAACTTTGTTTTTGGATACCCCAAGGTTGAAGGAGGGACTGCTGAATTTGCCGGTACGGATCCCAGGCAGTTAACAGCAAATGGTTCATTGCTCGTCATTCGCAGGCTAAATCAGGATGTTCAAAAATTCCGTTCATTTTGCGATCAGAAGGCACTTGAGTTACAGCTGCATCTGCCTGGTGTTACAGGAGAACATGTTCAGGCATTGATTGTTGGTCGTTGGCCTAACGGGGCCCTGGTTTCTTTCACGCAATCGGCAGATCCCGGAGCAATCCCAGATGATAATGTGTTCGATTTTTCTGACGATCAGGATGGAAAAGGCTGCCCCTTTGGTGGGCATATCAGGAAAGTTAATCCCCGTAAAGGCCCCAAAGATGTCGTTGATGTGCCCAGGTTATTAAGAAGGGGTATTCCCTATGGGAAGCCTTTCGAAGAAGAACCCCAGGGAGAAAAGGGATTAATGTTTGTTTCCTATCAGACTTCGATTGAAGACACTTTCGAGTTTATCAGTGCGAAGTGGATGAACGGGGTTGACCGGCCTGGCAGGCAACCTGGAAATGATCTTCTGGTAGGACGTTCTAATCTAAACAGGAGTTTGAAGCTTAGTTGTCCTCTAGGAGAGGTAAATATATCTGATGATAAGCAAAATTGGGTGATTCCAACCGGAGGAGCATATTTGTTCAGTCCGGGGAAAGCGGGGCTAAGTAGAATTGCAGATAGGCCGCAGGTCTCGTTTAGTATTGGTGTTAAACGTTTAATCCTGGATTTAAAAGATTCCTTTTTTTAG
- a CDS encoding phosphotransferase enzyme family protein codes for MEKNNLTYSDILNIISNFNIEEEIDSAVPFGSGHINDTYKVCTLDKATPDFLLQKINHNIFKDVPGLINNIMHVTNHIKDKLGQIGCDNVFQSVLTLIQCKDGEYYYCDQDGCYWRLYLFLAGTKSYDLVTTPKQAFEGGKAFGSFQTMLSDMDANKLVITIPNFHHLPFRLKQLKTAREADLCMRVLCVAAELEFINQRVDKMHQIDRLAQLGFLPLRVTHNDTKFNNVLLNEQDEAQCVIDLDTVMPGYAAFDFGDAVRTIISTAPEDEPDLEKIQLNIDLFRAFTEGFMQQTIHHMHTTEIYSLVDGVLLLPFLMGVRFLTDYLNGDTYYKTQFSDHNLQRARAQFKLVEKLEESHSTLYGIIMDSVIIKNFNGSKVL; via the coding sequence ATGGAAAAAAACAATTTAACTTATTCTGATATCCTTAATATTATTTCAAATTTCAACATAGAAGAAGAGATTGACAGCGCGGTTCCGTTTGGATCGGGACACATAAATGATACTTACAAAGTCTGTACGTTAGATAAGGCTACCCCGGATTTCCTTCTCCAAAAAATTAACCACAACATTTTTAAAGATGTTCCCGGTCTGATCAACAATATAATGCATGTGACTAACCACATAAAGGATAAGCTTGGTCAAATTGGTTGTGATAATGTTTTCCAAAGTGTACTTACCCTGATCCAGTGTAAGGATGGGGAATATTATTATTGTGACCAGGACGGCTGCTATTGGCGGCTTTATCTATTTTTGGCAGGGACCAAAAGTTATGATCTGGTAACCACACCTAAGCAGGCATTTGAAGGGGGGAAAGCTTTTGGAAGTTTTCAAACTATGTTATCGGACATGGATGCCAATAAACTTGTGATTACCATTCCGAATTTCCACCACCTCCCGTTTCGGTTGAAGCAGTTAAAGACGGCTAGGGAGGCCGATCTTTGCATGCGCGTATTGTGTGTGGCAGCCGAACTTGAATTTATCAATCAAAGAGTAGATAAAATGCACCAGATTGACCGTCTGGCCCAGCTTGGCTTCCTTCCGTTGCGGGTAACCCATAATGATACAAAATTTAACAATGTATTACTCAACGAGCAGGATGAAGCGCAGTGCGTGATAGATTTAGATACTGTGATGCCTGGATATGCTGCATTTGATTTTGGTGATGCAGTACGCACCATTATCAGTACTGCCCCGGAGGATGAACCGGACCTTGAAAAGATACAGCTCAATATAGACTTGTTCAGGGCTTTTACAGAGGGATTTATGCAACAAACAATACATCATATGCATACAACTGAAATTTATTCACTTGTAGATGGTGTCTTGCTATTGCCTTTTCTCATGGGAGTTCGATTTTTAACGGACTATCTAAATGGTGATACCTACTACAAGACGCAGTTTTCTGATCATAATCTGCAGCGTGCAAGGGCACAATTTAAGTTGGTAGAGAAACTCGAAGAAAGCCACAGCACACTTTATGGTATTATCATGGATTCAGTAATTATAAAAAATTTCAATGGTTCAAAAGTGTTATAA
- a CDS encoding family 16 glycosylhydrolase has protein sequence MKQKMQPSLWLASLAILAMTSCRKNENIGDLETEKLIRPEAISAVSSVAATPTFIQMWGDEFNSSGSFNASNWAYAQNDGSPWSSYLISNPNYAYQDGSNLVLRMDNATVAGNSQPYHAGGVTSRGKINLKYGRIEVRAKMKEGQGSWPAIWLLPEPATQHGPNPDGGEIDLMEHVNNENVVWHSLHRNNGSSSTSYGHVKNDYNIYRLDWTPTSIKMYTNNVLAYTYNKTVGGDWRQWPFDRPFYIILNQSGGLGWPGPITNSQLPFTMHVDYIRVYKLTQAVNGSFETASLSPWTAWQPVGGGTVSVVASNARSGSRAVSLQGGQTSVEQTITGLQPNTTYVFGGYAKLASTALGASMGVKGYGGANLEQAITTTSYQQKLITFTTGSTNTSATIFLYKSAVNGTVYGDDFYLETQ, from the coding sequence ATGAAACAAAAAATGCAACCTTCACTATGGCTGGCCAGTCTGGCTATCCTTGCCATGACTTCCTGTCGGAAAAACGAAAACATTGGTGATTTGGAAACAGAAAAATTAATTCGTCCTGAAGCAATCTCAGCAGTTAGCTCAGTTGCTGCTACGCCGACATTTATACAAATGTGGGGAGATGAGTTTAATTCATCTGGTTCTTTTAATGCTTCCAATTGGGCATACGCACAAAATGATGGCTCACCATGGAGCAGTTACTTAATTTCTAATCCAAATTATGCCTATCAGGATGGCAGTAATCTTGTGTTAAGGATGGATAATGCTACAGTGGCGGGTAACTCGCAGCCGTATCATGCAGGCGGGGTAACCTCCCGTGGAAAAATTAACTTAAAATACGGTAGGATAGAGGTGCGGGCAAAAATGAAAGAAGGGCAAGGTTCATGGCCTGCAATCTGGCTACTCCCAGAACCAGCTACTCAGCATGGCCCAAATCCTGATGGAGGAGAAATAGATCTAATGGAACATGTAAATAATGAAAACGTAGTATGGCACTCTCTGCACCGAAATAATGGTTCGTCTTCCACATCCTATGGTCATGTTAAAAATGATTATAACATTTACCGGTTAGACTGGACTCCTACATCAATAAAAATGTATACCAACAATGTGTTGGCTTATACCTATAACAAAACCGTTGGTGGTGACTGGAGGCAATGGCCATTTGATAGACCTTTCTATATTATTTTGAATCAGTCTGGAGGCCTTGGCTGGCCAGGTCCAATAACAAACTCCCAGTTACCTTTTACCATGCACGTAGATTATATTCGGGTGTACAAACTTACTCAAGCCGTTAATGGCAGTTTTGAAACCGCAAGTTTATCTCCATGGACGGCCTGGCAGCCAGTGGGTGGTGGGACAGTCTCGGTTGTTGCAAGTAATGCACGCTCAGGAAGTAGGGCAGTAAGCCTTCAGGGTGGACAAACTTCGGTAGAGCAAACCATTACAGGATTACAGCCAAACACAACTTATGTCTTTGGCGGATATGCTAAATTGGCCTCAACAGCGTTGGGGGCATCGATGGGAGTCAAAGGTTATGGAGGTGCAAACTTGGAACAAGCAATTACAACCACATCCTATCAGCAAAAGCTAATCACTTTTACCACTGGTTCGACAAACACTTCAGCAACAATTTTCTTATATAAATCTGCTGTAAACGGAACGGTGTATGGTGATGACTTTTATCTCGAAACACAGTAA
- a CDS encoding DUF4091 domain-containing protein, producing MKYLVIIYLSLFCLDVRSQDVSLSLQKEPQISAQAIINKWTEVSKELNLGFASSDVRYARELPPKGTFQSTWEAKAWKGEKISTQLLLWAGRDIARITLEVSDLKNIEGGTIRKENISTGFLKYVITDEFKDGCSKRQKKDYDSSYVADIIDTKIASVSIAKNSTQPIWVSLRVPANTKPGSYKGTITVRGDKNYNMGINVKVIDKTLIPPGKSQYDLDLWQHPAAIARVHNVPLWSDEHFSLMKGYYTMLAEAGQKTITASIVNEPWGHQTYDDYPSLVKWIKKKDGTWKYDYRLFDKYVAFVMKCGISERINCYSMVPWKIAFTYFDEALNKEGVFTDAIGTNTYNTFWKTMLVDFTGHLKGKNWFDKTYIAMDERPMEAMKSVIRLLKDIDKNWKIALAGDYHAEIERDIDNYCIASKWSFPDSVLQRRRSEGKISTWYTCCIEPYPNGFTFSSPAESVWIGWYTAGKNMDGYLRWAYNSWTEKPLLDSRFTSWPAGDTYLVYPGPLSSVRFEKLLEGAQDFEKIRYLKSLYKKNGQTDKLIQLDRALKKFEIRSLAEFTAQDMMEETKSLINH from the coding sequence ATGAAGTACCTAGTTATTATCTACTTGTCTCTCTTCTGTTTGGATGTTAGGTCTCAGGATGTAAGCCTTAGTTTACAAAAGGAACCGCAAATTTCCGCTCAAGCAATTATTAATAAATGGACTGAAGTTTCAAAAGAACTAAACCTGGGCTTTGCCTCATCAGATGTTCGCTATGCCAGAGAACTGCCACCAAAAGGTACGTTCCAGTCAACCTGGGAAGCAAAGGCCTGGAAGGGTGAAAAAATAAGTACCCAGTTACTGTTATGGGCTGGTAGGGATATTGCCAGGATTACTTTAGAAGTGTCGGATCTTAAAAACATTGAAGGCGGCACCATTCGGAAAGAAAATATTTCCACGGGTTTCTTAAAATATGTGATTACCGATGAATTTAAAGACGGGTGCAGTAAACGTCAGAAGAAGGACTATGACTCTTCATATGTTGCTGATATAATCGATACGAAAATTGCATCAGTATCTATAGCGAAAAATAGTACACAACCAATTTGGGTTAGTTTGAGGGTGCCAGCTAACACAAAACCTGGGAGCTATAAAGGTACCATTACCGTTCGGGGTGACAAGAACTATAATATGGGAATTAATGTGAAGGTTATTGATAAGACGCTGATTCCACCCGGTAAATCGCAATATGATTTAGATCTTTGGCAACATCCGGCAGCAATTGCCCGTGTACATAACGTACCCCTATGGAGTGATGAGCATTTTTCATTGATGAAAGGATACTATACAATGCTTGCAGAAGCTGGGCAGAAAACAATTACTGCCAGTATAGTGAATGAGCCTTGGGGACACCAAACTTATGATGATTATCCCTCTTTAGTAAAATGGATAAAGAAAAAAGATGGAACCTGGAAATATGATTATAGGCTTTTCGACAAGTATGTTGCATTTGTTATGAAATGCGGTATTTCTGAGCGTATCAACTGTTACAGTATGGTGCCATGGAAAATTGCATTCACCTATTTCGACGAAGCGCTTAACAAGGAAGGTGTATTCACCGATGCCATTGGCACAAATACCTACAACACTTTTTGGAAGACTATGCTCGTAGATTTTACGGGGCATCTTAAAGGAAAGAATTGGTTTGATAAAACTTATATAGCAATGGATGAAAGGCCAATGGAGGCAATGAAATCCGTGATCAGACTTTTGAAAGATATTGATAAAAATTGGAAAATAGCTTTGGCAGGTGATTATCATGCGGAGATAGAAAGAGATATCGATAATTACTGCATTGCCTCGAAGTGGAGTTTTCCGGATAGTGTCCTGCAAAGAAGGCGGTCAGAAGGCAAGATTAGCACATGGTACACCTGTTGTATTGAACCTTACCCAAATGGGTTTACCTTCTCTTCGCCAGCCGAGTCCGTATGGATAGGCTGGTATACCGCTGGAAAAAATATGGATGGTTACCTGCGGTGGGCATATAATAGCTGGACAGAGAAACCATTATTGGATAGTCGGTTTACTTCATGGCCGGCAGGCGACACCTACCTGGTTTATCCAGGCCCCTTAAGTTCGGTAAGGTTTGAAAAGCTATTGGAAGGTGCGCAAGATTTTGAAAAGATCAGGTATCTGAAATCATTGTACAAAAAAAATGGTCAAACTGATAAACTGATTCAACTTGACCGGGCATTAAAGAAGTTTGAGATAAGATCTTTGGCAGAGTTCACAGCTCAGGACATGATGGAAGAAACAAAGTCCCTGATTAATCACTAA
- a CDS encoding polysaccharide lyase family 8 super-sandwich domain-containing protein codes for MVIESMPARILVNVIGILLLSFTCTIAASGQESADESIGRLRLEYAQEASLEKKTKLADSGLLFLGLLDDRGIFKDKIEYENHIHATKLLEKAGFEDQQRMGFFLAANMNRLHAISGQFKSNQGSIPEKFWKAIEHYGTLELSRLNDKHRFHASCFAIPQAACGIYFTLFKAMEEVEKSEQANPVIQQANAILKKLAMQSWTQPYRGDDTDKDVVQVERFRNHVWWVGGNALAYRPLLKTAMMVKSTRMAEVVAEVAKRSLSNVSQSTYNEAFWIEGFTADGAGWGHGFQSLVWGYPIHGGISALGILNMLKGSYWAKQLDRENADAILNFLRGSSFYYYKGFIPPCLDRYSTVYFQEKSYHIPYLEMLQSCLQNWPGIFSQEQLKELKQLEVEVLRNDIRMQNFTQGDYSGTRWFYNNDDLVKNTKDYYVMVNMASNRCDGLESAKDFADEYNFFANDGLTFYQKNGNEYRKIIGAMDITATPGVTAREGAEKLKPVTNWRGYCSKYNFAGGATFGGENAVGAFIFEKMNAEQKGKITNDGNSVMYGVKAHKGYFIIGDYIIALGAGISNKQPELEGNIRTSIDQTAVSGAPFRFENGKKSVVGNGLQLIPVLKKPIWIGQEGGFSYTVLPGNSSNAYFTSQRKANEWEKRNLVNRNKTGLPTHSNIFRIWIDHGREALNGRYAYAVYAGKGLPAVELPFKIVRNDTLVQCVQSVDQKITEAVFYTPGIEIKAGRIKFSSSAPCVVLIEDRGSSVDVSLSDPKMNTALQRIELTINGTSHVIELPTAKDCGKPARARINIAASTKTNP; via the coding sequence ATGGTAATTGAAAGTATGCCCGCAAGGATTTTAGTCAATGTTATAGGTATTCTGCTGCTTTCATTTACTTGTACAATAGCGGCTTCAGGTCAGGAATCTGCAGATGAAAGTATTGGCAGACTTCGTTTGGAATATGCCCAGGAAGCTTCCCTGGAAAAGAAAACGAAACTTGCTGACAGCGGATTGCTGTTTCTGGGGCTGCTGGATGATCGGGGGATATTTAAAGATAAGATCGAATATGAGAACCATATCCATGCCACTAAACTTTTGGAAAAGGCGGGTTTTGAAGATCAACAGCGCATGGGCTTTTTCCTTGCTGCCAATATGAACAGACTTCATGCTATTTCCGGGCAATTCAAATCCAACCAAGGTTCCATACCTGAAAAATTTTGGAAGGCGATTGAACACTATGGCACTTTAGAACTTAGCAGGTTAAACGATAAGCATAGATTTCATGCTTCTTGTTTTGCCATTCCACAGGCAGCATGCGGCATCTATTTTACGCTTTTCAAAGCTATGGAGGAGGTTGAAAAAAGTGAGCAGGCTAACCCGGTTATTCAGCAGGCCAATGCAATCTTGAAGAAGCTGGCCATGCAGTCCTGGACACAACCTTATCGCGGGGATGATACTGATAAGGATGTTGTTCAGGTAGAACGCTTCAGAAACCATGTTTGGTGGGTTGGCGGTAATGCACTTGCCTACAGACCGCTACTCAAGACCGCGATGATGGTAAAATCAACCAGGATGGCCGAAGTCGTGGCTGAGGTAGCAAAACGGAGCCTTAGTAATGTATCACAATCCACCTACAATGAAGCATTTTGGATTGAAGGGTTCACCGCAGATGGCGCAGGATGGGGGCATGGATTTCAGTCTTTGGTATGGGGATATCCAATTCATGGGGGAATAAGCGCCCTGGGCATATTAAACATGCTCAAGGGATCGTATTGGGCAAAACAACTCGACCGGGAAAATGCAGATGCAATTTTGAATTTTCTGCGCGGGAGTAGTTTTTATTATTATAAGGGATTTATTCCTCCATGCCTGGACAGGTATTCAACAGTCTATTTTCAGGAAAAGAGCTACCATATTCCCTATTTGGAGATGCTACAGTCATGTTTACAAAATTGGCCTGGTATTTTTTCTCAAGAGCAGCTCAAAGAGCTAAAACAATTGGAGGTAGAAGTGCTGAGAAATGATATTAGGATGCAGAATTTTACCCAGGGTGACTATAGCGGCACGCGATGGTTTTACAATAATGATGATCTTGTGAAAAACACAAAGGACTATTATGTAATGGTAAACATGGCCTCAAACCGTTGTGATGGCTTGGAAAGTGCCAAAGACTTTGCCGATGAGTATAATTTCTTTGCAAATGACGGACTTACTTTTTACCAAAAAAATGGAAACGAGTACAGAAAGATAATTGGAGCTATGGATATCACGGCGACCCCAGGTGTTACCGCGAGAGAAGGGGCGGAAAAGCTAAAGCCAGTGACCAACTGGAGAGGATATTGCAGCAAATATAATTTTGCAGGTGGTGCCACTTTTGGTGGAGAGAATGCGGTTGGTGCTTTCATTTTCGAAAAAATGAACGCTGAACAGAAGGGAAAAATAACGAATGATGGTAACAGCGTAATGTATGGAGTAAAGGCACATAAAGGTTATTTTATTATCGGAGACTACATCATCGCGCTGGGCGCTGGCATTTCAAATAAACAGCCGGAGTTGGAGGGGAATATCCGCACCTCAATCGATCAAACCGCCGTTAGCGGAGCACCGTTTAGATTTGAAAATGGCAAAAAGTCGGTTGTTGGAAATGGTCTGCAACTGATTCCAGTACTTAAAAAGCCTATATGGATAGGACAGGAAGGAGGATTTTCTTATACTGTACTGCCTGGCAATTCCTCCAACGCATATTTTACTTCGCAGAGAAAAGCAAATGAATGGGAAAAAAGGAATCTTGTTAATAGAAATAAAACAGGACTTCCCACTCATTCGAATATTTTCAGAATATGGATCGATCACGGCCGTGAGGCCCTCAATGGTCGATATGCATATGCTGTTTACGCAGGGAAGGGTCTGCCGGCAGTAGAGTTGCCCTTTAAAATTGTTCGTAACGATACGCTTGTTCAATGCGTACAATCTGTGGATCAAAAGATAACTGAAGCTGTATTTTACACCCCAGGCATTGAAATAAAGGCAGGGAGGATTAAATTCTCTTCATCCGCTCCTTGTGTAGTGCTAATAGAAGATAGGGGGAGCAGTGTTGATGTATCCTTGTCAGATCCAAAGATGAATACCGCACTGCAAAGGATTGAACTTACTATAAACGGAACATCGCATGTGATAGAGCTTCCGACCGCTAAAGATTGCGGTAAACCAGCCAGGGCTAGGATCAATATTGCTGCGTCAACGAAGACAAATCCTTAA
- a CDS encoding glycoside hydrolase family 105 protein — translation MNLNIIKNKVSCSLFAILLLIGFNSTAQDSVDSIFRSMNRVNDWQWKEIDKKGWKTAKTDWTYGVMLAGMTEFARLSGWNNYHKIISACEEMNWSTGKERLFADDYCIAQTYIDCYNLLGNYDFIKDFKKQSDSILSVSHDRSLTWQNEIYLKEWAWCDALFMGPPSLAYLSRSLDDPRYLKKAAELWWKTSDHLYDPKERLFYRDSRYFEKKEKNGQKVFWSRGNGWVLAGLARFMTAMPKNFPDRDRFIKQFREMAKRVSELQLSDGSWRASLLDPQNYNSKETSGTALYCFALAWGINEGILERKEYLPKIEKAWNCLVSCIHPDGKLGYVQAQGADPQQVGPEDTDVFGTGAFLLAGCEMFKVKFNGN, via the coding sequence ATGAATTTAAACATCATCAAAAATAAAGTTTCTTGTTCCCTTTTCGCTATTTTATTGCTTATCGGGTTCAATTCCACGGCACAGGATAGTGTGGATTCTATCTTCAGAAGCATGAATCGAGTAAATGACTGGCAATGGAAGGAGATCGATAAAAAAGGATGGAAAACTGCAAAGACCGATTGGACCTATGGTGTAATGTTAGCTGGAATGACCGAATTTGCACGGTTAAGCGGATGGAATAACTACCATAAAATAATTAGTGCATGTGAAGAAATGAATTGGAGTACCGGAAAAGAGCGTCTCTTCGCTGATGATTATTGTATTGCGCAGACTTATATCGACTGTTATAATTTATTAGGGAATTATGATTTTATCAAAGACTTCAAGAAACAGTCTGATAGTATTTTGAGTGTTTCACACGATCGGTCCCTGACATGGCAAAACGAGATTTATCTAAAGGAATGGGCATGGTGTGACGCTTTGTTCATGGGACCACCATCACTCGCCTATCTTTCAAGATCGCTGGATGATCCCCGTTACTTGAAAAAAGCCGCTGAACTTTGGTGGAAAACTTCTGATCACCTGTATGATCCGAAAGAGCGACTTTTTTACCGAGATAGCAGATACTTTGAAAAAAAGGAAAAGAATGGCCAAAAGGTGTTTTGGAGCAGGGGAAATGGCTGGGTACTCGCTGGTCTTGCCAGATTTATGACCGCAATGCCTAAAAATTTTCCGGACAGAGACCGTTTTATTAAGCAATTCAGGGAGATGGCAAAACGGGTTTCAGAATTGCAATTATCTGATGGTTCCTGGCGTGCAAGTTTATTGGATCCTCAAAATTATAATTCTAAGGAAACAAGTGGCACAGCATTATACTGCTTCGCCCTCGCTTGGGGAATAAATGAGGGGATCCTTGAGCGTAAGGAGTATCTTCCGAAGATTGAAAAGGCGTGGAATTGCCTGGTATCCTGTATTCATCCCGACGGAAAACTTGGATATGTCCAGGCCCAGGGTGCAGATCCACAACAGGTAGGGCCAGAGGATACCGATGTCTTCGGTACAGGTGCATTCTTGCTTGCAGGATGCGAAATGTTTAAGGTGAAATTTAATGGTAATTGA